A genomic stretch from Prochlorococcus marinus str. MIT 9312 includes:
- a CDS encoding NAD-dependent DNA ligase → MKTYFEERIEWYDDNYRNGNALISDKQFDQLEKNLLRTNPNCDYFKKRSKLVLPSLEKDSIDRFLEGLLADTRLLIEPKIDGCAVALQYRDGILEKAISRKGTDVTTKLIKVQDIPNHLPLRGVLQVRGELYASNQTPNISQRMASGYLRAKEGFPERLSFCAFQILNSTLNQYESKKSLSELGFTIPQDISCNFTSQVQVFRKQWIEGKLFREYPTDGIVVKINSRKLQLIREKSNLDYPYWQVAIKS, encoded by the coding sequence ATGAAGACTTATTTCGAAGAACGAATTGAATGGTATGACGATAATTACAGAAATGGTAATGCTTTAATTTCTGATAAGCAGTTCGACCAACTTGAAAAGAATTTATTAAGAACAAATCCTAATTGTGATTACTTTAAGAAAAGAAGTAAGTTAGTTTTACCTTCATTAGAGAAGGATTCAATAGATAGATTTTTGGAAGGATTATTAGCAGATACGAGATTATTAATTGAGCCTAAAATTGATGGTTGTGCTGTTGCTTTGCAATATAGGGATGGAATCTTGGAGAAAGCAATTTCAAGAAAGGGGACTGACGTCACTACTAAACTTATAAAAGTTCAAGACATTCCCAATCATCTTCCTTTGCGAGGAGTTCTTCAAGTTAGAGGCGAACTATACGCATCTAACCAAACTCCAAATATCTCCCAAAGAATGGCTTCAGGATATCTCAGAGCAAAAGAAGGATTTCCTGAAAGACTTAGCTTCTGCGCATTTCAAATACTTAATTCAACACTTAACCAATATGAATCCAAAAAGAGTCTTTCCGAGCTTGGCTTCACGATCCCTCAGGATATTTCATGCAACTTTACGAGCCAAGTTCAAGTATTCAGAAAACAGTGGATAGAAGGGAAACTTTTTAGGGAATATCCAACAGATGGAATAGTAGTAAAGATAAATTCTAGAAAATTACAATTAATTAGAGAAAAATCAAATTTAGATTATCCTTATTGGCAAGTTGCAATAAAAAGTTAA
- a CDS encoding DUF1651 domain-containing protein — protein sequence MTTGVANVRTNFYPSSLIDPPTGWLFNQKSDLLIFFESYKKSESNNLKVYTHLFYANELGEPAQLKNSRLHSIQGAYETWNELILGDWQIVTNKFQ from the coding sequence ATGACAACTGGAGTTGCTAATGTTCGGACTAATTTTTATCCTAGCAGCCTTATTGACCCCCCAACTGGCTGGTTGTTTAACCAAAAAAGTGATTTATTGATTTTTTTTGAGAGTTATAAGAAATCTGAATCTAATAACTTAAAAGTTTATACTCACCTTTTCTATGCAAATGAATTAGGTGAACCTGCCCAACTGAAAAATTCAAGACTTCATTCTATTCAGGGTGCTTATGAAACATGGAATGAATTAATTTTAGGGGACTGGCAAATTGTTACTAATAAATTCCAATAA
- a CDS encoding chlorophyll a/b-binding protein, producing MDSLTSFIILIIAITIQFSLYTIKRLHEPLDPNYLIDKNSKKIKNYIGQYWENAEITNGRLAMIGFLVLIINYGFFGWIIPGFI from the coding sequence ATGGATTCTCTAACTAGTTTTATAATTTTAATCATTGCAATTACAATCCAATTTTCTTTATATACAATTAAACGATTGCATGAACCTCTAGATCCAAATTATTTGATAGATAAGAATTCAAAAAAAATTAAAAACTACATCGGTCAATATTGGGAAAATGCCGAAATAACAAATGGCAGATTAGCTATGATTGGTTTTTTAGTTTTAATAATAAACTACGGCTTTTTTGGATGGATAATTCCAGGTTTTATTTAA
- a CDS encoding TIGR02450 family Trp-rich protein yields the protein MKWPPTLCWTAPKTINGNRHFQVKSYGGKNKSRWVDIFPTKNKKDIKRITWAKLKSEWTSGWLTLPKDKD from the coding sequence ATGAAATGGCCTCCCACTCTTTGTTGGACAGCACCAAAAACTATTAATGGTAATAGGCATTTTCAAGTTAAATCTTATGGTGGTAAAAATAAATCTAGATGGGTTGATATTTTTCCCACCAAAAATAAAAAAGATATTAAAAGGATCACATGGGCAAAACTAAAATCAGAATGGACTTCAGGTTGGTTAACGCTCCCAAAAGATAAAGATTAA
- a CDS encoding SDR family oxidoreductase yields MSTYLITGSNRGIGLELCRQIHKRGDIVIATCRKASKELRDLGVRIEENIEISSDESITNLCKKLSGVNLDCLIHNAGIYEFNSFENLDKESILRQFEVNALSPIFLTQSLKHLLKRSSKVAFITSRMGSIEDNSSGSSYGYRMSKVALSMAAKSISIDLSKEDIFVAILHPGLVSTRMTGFTRNGISPEESANGLLKRIDSLNKKNSGTFWHANGEVLPW; encoded by the coding sequence ATGTCAACTTATCTAATCACAGGATCAAATAGGGGTATTGGATTAGAATTGTGTAGGCAAATTCATAAGAGAGGAGATATTGTAATTGCAACGTGTAGGAAAGCTTCAAAAGAACTTAGGGATTTAGGAGTGAGAATTGAAGAGAATATAGAAATTTCTTCTGATGAGTCAATAACAAATTTGTGTAAAAAACTATCCGGAGTTAATTTAGATTGCTTAATTCATAATGCAGGAATTTATGAATTTAATTCTTTCGAAAACTTAGATAAAGAAAGTATTTTGCGTCAATTTGAAGTGAATGCATTAAGCCCAATATTTCTTACTCAATCACTCAAACATCTTTTAAAAAGATCCTCTAAAGTTGCTTTTATTACAAGTAGAATGGGATCTATCGAAGATAATTCATCTGGAAGTTCTTATGGTTACAGGATGTCTAAAGTCGCCTTATCAATGGCAGCAAAATCAATTTCTATAGATTTATCAAAAGAAGATATTTTTGTAGCTATTTTACATCCAGGGCTCGTGAGTACAAGAATGACAGGCTTTACTAGAAATGGAATTAGTCCTGAAGAATCAGCAAATGGCCTTTTAAAACGAATTGATTCTTTAAATAAAAAAAACTCAGGTACGTTTTGGCATGCCAACGGAGAAGTTTTGCCTTGGTAA
- a CDS encoding DUF3303 domain-containing protein — MQRYLISYEFTDGEDQEEGAEMLINWYESGGPQNRPENYEVHSWIFMVQNGIGHSVVSADSLETIWKQWHPWRRLMDISIQPCMDLDETVGLFKKQKMNTRMV, encoded by the coding sequence ATGCAAAGGTATTTGATTTCCTACGAATTTACTGATGGCGAGGATCAAGAAGAAGGGGCAGAAATGCTAATTAATTGGTACGAATCAGGCGGCCCTCAAAACAGACCTGAAAACTATGAGGTCCATTCTTGGATTTTTATGGTTCAAAATGGTATTGGACATTCTGTAGTTAGCGCAGATTCTCTTGAGACGATTTGGAAGCAATGGCATCCCTGGAGAAGGTTAATGGATATAAGTATTCAGCCATGCATGGATCTTGATGAGACAGTTGGATTATTCAAAAAACAAAAAATGAATACACGAATGGTTTAA
- a CDS encoding DUF1499 domain-containing protein, producing the protein MVSSIQGLAPITNPLNSVLIEKKLINVDQKFIQLVSLAEGLPRTEVIESNRNYWRGVCRSLIFRFPDDLEILKLDVRSYVDRSKGIIQIRSAARLGQSDLGVNLRRVEYLFNQLEKF; encoded by the coding sequence ATGGTTTCCTCCATTCAAGGTCTTGCTCCAATAACTAATCCATTAAATAGTGTCTTAATTGAAAAGAAACTAATAAATGTTGATCAAAAGTTCATTCAACTTGTTTCTCTGGCAGAAGGATTACCTCGCACAGAAGTTATTGAAAGTAATAGAAATTATTGGAGAGGTGTTTGTAGAAGCTTAATTTTTAGATTTCCAGATGATCTCGAAATTTTGAAGCTTGACGTAAGAAGTTATGTAGATAGATCAAAAGGCATTATTCAGATAAGATCCGCAGCAAGATTAGGACAATCAGATTTAGGTGTAAATCTTAGAAGAGTGGAATACTTGTTTAATCAATTAGAGAAATTTTAA
- a CDS encoding potassium channel family protein — protein sequence MKLRLFEFYFIKDYLRPWFGLIYSLFFLFFLGAIGYRITEGWEWSDCLWMVLITITTIGFGEVQPLSPEGRIVTVLVIVGGLIFIQFTFQKAVRLFESGYFQRVNELRFKRLLRKMENHVILCGYGRVGQEISNQIKTQNIPIIVVESDEDRKKIAEENGLEVLCADATLDETLKLAGLEKCKSLVVTLPNDAANLYVVLSAKGIRSSIRVIARAGTEEAASKLRLAGASIVVSPYIAAGRAMASMALRPIAIDFLDLLAGSECEIEEFELSNDISLFETAEKRSLSELGIGKKSGAKILAIKENEKLFTNPGGNFILQPGQVLIAFGSKEQLNILNGLLGNLVVAVELLK from the coding sequence ATGAAGCTTAGATTATTTGAGTTCTATTTTATTAAAGACTATTTAAGGCCTTGGTTTGGTCTTATTTATTCTTTATTCTTTCTGTTTTTTTTAGGTGCAATTGGTTATCGAATAACAGAGGGATGGGAATGGAGTGATTGCTTATGGATGGTTCTGATCACAATAACCACTATTGGTTTTGGAGAAGTTCAACCTTTAAGTCCTGAAGGCAGGATAGTAACTGTTTTAGTAATCGTTGGCGGATTGATATTTATTCAATTTACCTTTCAAAAAGCTGTTAGATTATTCGAATCCGGCTATTTTCAAAGAGTAAACGAATTACGTTTTAAAAGACTTCTTAGAAAAATGGAAAATCATGTAATTTTGTGCGGATATGGGAGGGTAGGTCAGGAAATATCAAACCAAATAAAAACGCAAAATATTCCAATTATTGTTGTTGAGAGTGATGAAGATAGAAAAAAGATTGCGGAAGAAAATGGTTTAGAAGTACTTTGTGCTGACGCCACTCTTGATGAGACGTTAAAACTGGCAGGATTAGAAAAATGCAAAAGTTTGGTTGTTACCTTGCCTAATGATGCTGCAAATTTATATGTGGTTTTAAGCGCTAAAGGAATAAGAAGTTCTATAAGAGTAATTGCAAGAGCTGGAACTGAAGAAGCTGCAAGTAAATTGAGATTAGCTGGAGCAAGTATAGTCGTAAGCCCTTATATAGCTGCAGGAAGAGCAATGGCATCAATGGCTTTAAGACCAATAGCTATCGACTTCCTTGATCTGCTTGCAGGAAGTGAATGTGAAATTGAAGAATTTGAATTAAGTAATGATATTAGTCTTTTTGAAACAGCAGAGAAAAGATCACTCTCTGAACTTGGAATAGGCAAAAAGAGTGGTGCAAAAATTTTGGCTATAAAAGAGAACGAAAAATTATTTACCAACCCTGGCGGCAATTTCATACTTCAACCTGGTCAGGTATTAATAGCATTTGGTAGTAAAGAACAACTAAATATTTTGAATGGTTTGTTGGGTAATCTTGTTGTAGCAGTAGAGTTATTAAAATAA
- a CDS encoding c-type cytochrome → MKIFKFLIVIPVITLIIIFQTSVQNRYLMASDIRNGETIFRNVCAGCHVRGGSVVLKGSKSLKLSDLEKRGIADEISIAKIANEGIGYMKGYKKKLKDGEDKVLAQWIIQNAENGWE, encoded by the coding sequence ATGAAAATATTTAAATTTCTAATCGTAATTCCTGTAATAACATTAATAATTATTTTTCAAACCTCTGTGCAAAATAGATATCTAATGGCTTCTGATATTAGAAATGGAGAAACAATTTTTAGAAATGTTTGTGCAGGCTGCCATGTAAGAGGGGGATCAGTTGTTCTTAAAGGATCCAAATCATTAAAACTTTCTGACCTTGAAAAAAGAGGAATAGCAGATGAGATTTCAATAGCAAAAATTGCTAATGAGGGTATTGGTTACATGAAAGGTTATAAAAAGAAATTAAAGGATGGAGAGGATAAGGTTCTTGCACAATGGATTATTCAAAATGCAGAAAACGGTTGGGAGTAG
- a CDS encoding response regulator transcription factor has protein sequence MAIKDHKSLQDSRILLVEDDKSIRLTVSETLISEGFKVSSFKDGLSALDFINNDIKKDVDLIILDLMLPGLNGLELCRKIRNDEDYTPILILSAKDNESDRVLGLEVGADDYLTKPFGLNELIARSRALIRRSKRNKKYIENSKTVLEFNHIKMFLEECRVTSFDREITLSPKEFKLLELFMKNPKRVWSRDLILEKIWEIDFIGDTKTVDVHVRWLREKLEEDPSAPKFLKTVRGFGYKFG, from the coding sequence ATGGCTATTAAAGATCATAAAAGTTTGCAAGACTCAAGAATTCTTCTTGTAGAGGATGATAAGAGTATTAGGCTTACTGTCAGTGAAACCTTGATCAGCGAAGGTTTCAAAGTATCAAGTTTCAAAGACGGTTTAAGTGCCTTAGATTTTATTAATAATGATATTAAAAAAGATGTTGACCTAATAATTCTAGATTTAATGTTGCCAGGACTAAATGGATTAGAGTTATGTAGAAAAATAAGAAATGATGAAGACTATACACCCATACTAATTTTGAGTGCTAAAGATAATGAATCAGACAGGGTTCTTGGATTAGAGGTTGGTGCAGATGATTATTTAACAAAACCTTTTGGTTTAAATGAATTAATTGCTAGATCTAGAGCATTAATAAGAAGATCTAAACGTAATAAAAAATATATAGAAAACTCAAAAACTGTTCTCGAGTTTAATCATATAAAAATGTTCTTGGAAGAATGTAGGGTAACTTCTTTTGATAGAGAAATAACATTATCTCCAAAAGAATTTAAATTATTAGAGTTATTTATGAAAAATCCAAAAAGAGTATGGTCAAGGGATTTAATACTTGAAAAAATATGGGAAATTGACTTTATTGGTGATACTAAAACTGTAGATGTTCATGTTAGGTGGCTCAGAGAGAAATTAGAAGAAGATCCCTCAGCTCCAAAGTTTCTTAAAACTGTAAGAGGTTTTGGATATAAGTTTGGATGA
- a CDS encoding sensor histidine kinase, which translates to MKTLQEVLFFLHQKWKIKVKHFSQSKEKKFEVDKNKYKKTIDFPFDKIKPQEVLSWLDYSSQGWIILSSDLTIKFINQKALSLIRVIKYKDVIGKAINDINELEVLSNKILYLRKKDFPFNLDFIIAGVPISVNIVRGRKKNYLILLESKLSIESIKKRQNQLINDVSHELKTPLTSLILIGERLESVVSKKDRYLVKRLKKESKRLRKMAEETLELSKLESNEDFNKNKKISISDLIMESWQTLKPLAEKKDIKINLFSPTKYYISGDIENLKRAFINILDNAIRYSPTKEGIQIEIFKRASSVVIRVRDKGIGLEENESNDIFSRFYRGDPSRTKFKKSGSGLGLSITKKIINNNKGFIKAFNHKDGGAIIETIFPCLNTDL; encoded by the coding sequence ATGAAAACACTACAAGAAGTATTATTTTTTTTACATCAGAAGTGGAAAATAAAAGTCAAGCATTTTTCTCAATCAAAAGAAAAAAAATTTGAAGTTGATAAAAATAAGTATAAAAAAACTATTGATTTCCCATTTGATAAAATTAAACCTCAAGAAGTGTTGTCTTGGTTAGATTATTCATCGCAAGGGTGGATAATCTTATCATCTGATCTAACAATAAAATTTATCAATCAGAAAGCTTTATCTCTTATTAGGGTTATCAAATATAAAGATGTTATTGGAAAAGCAATTAATGATATTAATGAGCTTGAAGTACTTAGTAATAAAATTCTATATTTAAGAAAAAAAGATTTCCCATTCAACCTTGATTTCATAATTGCGGGAGTACCCATTTCGGTAAATATTGTTAGAGGAAGGAAAAAGAATTATTTAATATTATTGGAAAGTAAATTATCAATTGAATCGATAAAAAAACGACAAAATCAATTAATTAATGATGTGTCTCATGAACTGAAAACTCCTCTTACATCACTTATCTTAATTGGGGAAAGACTTGAATCAGTAGTATCAAAAAAGGATAGGTATCTTGTTAAAAGACTTAAGAAAGAGTCAAAAAGATTAAGAAAAATGGCCGAAGAGACTTTAGAGCTTTCTAAGCTAGAAAGTAACGAAGATTTTAATAAAAACAAAAAAATATCTATTTCAGATTTGATTATGGAATCTTGGCAAACACTAAAACCGCTTGCAGAAAAAAAGGATATAAAAATAAATTTATTTTCTCCAACAAAATATTATATATCTGGGGATATTGAAAATTTAAAAAGAGCATTTATAAATATTTTAGATAACGCTATTCGTTATTCCCCAACAAAAGAGGGCATACAAATTGAAATTTTTAAGAGAGCTAGCTCTGTTGTTATAAGAGTTAGAGATAAAGGTATTGGATTAGAAGAAAATGAATCAAATGACATTTTTTCTCGTTTTTATCGTGGGGATCCATCAAGGACTAAATTTAAGAAAAGTGGAAGTGGTTTAGGTCTTTCAATTACAAAAAAAATAATTAATAACAATAAAGGTTTTATAAAGGCATTTAATCATAAAGATGGTGGAGCGATTATTGAAACTATCTTTCCGTGTCTTAATACAGATTTATAG
- a CDS encoding esterase-like activity of phytase family protein, whose protein sequence is MKKTLAAASFSALLAIFASSTSSGFANWNTKYWANEKNFNRISSFNVSDNLPDGSKSTTKTSSEVVTASEDGKTLMYTDSDLGVVGLVDISDPANPKALGVVELEAEPTGIAALGNNAYIGSNTSESYTNPSGALVQYNLETRKAVKECDLGGQPDSVFVSPDGTFLAVAVENERDEEYKNGFIPQIDDNGIQINPAGYVSLVKLNKRGKIQCNSIKKVDLTGLSEIAPFDPEPEFVAINDLGETVVSLQENNHLAVIDKDGNVISHFSAGVVKQMAGMDTKKDGAHKFKSKLKNVRREPDGLTWIDNDHFATANEGDYKHIDPNQAKRGGSRSWTIFKKDGTVVYEDANRLERAIAQIGHFQDGRAGKKGVEPESVTYSKINGTPYLFVGAERAGILAVYDITELNQPLLTQLLPSGIGPEGFVAIPERGLIASANEKDYNKKEPGLSSHVTIYQLQDAPASYPHLTNENGLEFVSWGAISGMVAGEDGKIYAVNDGTFKTQPRIYVIDPSSSPALLERAIDIKLDGKTALFMDQEGITTDGNGGFYISTEGIKKKLDEHPPAIYHVSSDGEILEKITPPASYLNYAKNPGFEGITRNGDILYIAQQKPWGDDTFNTTKILSYNLKTKQWGAVNYQLDRIKKGGVGISELTYHDGALYVIERDSFYGKKAKLKAIYKIDLDDVIFEGLQTNIPPRLYPLVEKELVTDLKPVMQSTGGFILEKVEGLAITSEGQAWISTDNDGTGKKSTGETLFLNIGKI, encoded by the coding sequence ATGAAAAAAACATTAGCTGCTGCAAGTTTTTCAGCATTACTTGCAATATTCGCCTCCTCTACAAGTAGCGGATTTGCAAATTGGAATACAAAATATTGGGCAAATGAAAAAAACTTCAACAGAATTTCTTCTTTTAATGTAAGTGACAATTTACCAGATGGATCAAAATCTACAACCAAAACATCTTCAGAGGTAGTTACAGCTTCAGAAGATGGAAAGACTTTGATGTATACAGATAGCGATCTAGGAGTAGTAGGTTTAGTTGATATCTCAGACCCTGCAAACCCTAAAGCATTGGGAGTTGTTGAACTTGAGGCAGAACCAACTGGAATTGCAGCACTTGGAAACAATGCTTATATAGGTTCGAATACATCTGAAAGTTATACAAATCCTTCAGGAGCATTAGTTCAATACAATTTAGAAACAAGAAAAGCAGTAAAAGAATGTGATTTAGGTGGGCAGCCTGATAGCGTTTTTGTTTCACCAGACGGAACATTTCTAGCTGTCGCTGTAGAAAATGAGAGGGACGAAGAATATAAAAATGGATTTATCCCTCAAATTGATGACAATGGCATTCAAATTAATCCTGCAGGTTATGTTTCTCTTGTGAAGTTAAACAAAAGAGGAAAAATACAATGTAACTCAATTAAAAAAGTAGATTTAACAGGCTTATCCGAAATAGCTCCTTTTGATCCCGAACCAGAATTCGTTGCTATTAATGATCTTGGTGAAACAGTTGTCTCTCTTCAAGAAAACAACCATCTTGCAGTAATTGATAAAGATGGAAATGTAATATCACATTTCTCGGCAGGAGTTGTAAAACAAATGGCAGGAATGGATACAAAGAAAGATGGAGCACATAAATTTAAAAGCAAACTAAAGAATGTAAGAAGAGAACCCGATGGTCTTACTTGGATTGATAATGACCATTTTGCAACAGCAAATGAAGGCGATTACAAGCATATTGATCCAAATCAGGCAAAAAGAGGTGGTTCAAGATCCTGGACTATTTTTAAAAAAGATGGAACAGTAGTTTATGAAGATGCAAATAGATTAGAAAGAGCAATTGCACAGATAGGTCATTTCCAAGATGGAAGAGCAGGTAAAAAAGGAGTAGAACCTGAGTCAGTTACATATTCAAAAATTAATGGAACGCCCTATTTATTTGTTGGTGCTGAGAGGGCTGGGATATTAGCTGTTTACGATATTACAGAACTAAATCAACCTTTGCTTACTCAATTACTTCCATCAGGCATTGGACCAGAGGGATTTGTCGCAATTCCAGAGAGGGGATTAATTGCCTCAGCAAATGAAAAAGACTACAACAAAAAAGAACCTGGTTTATCTTCTCATGTGACTATTTATCAACTACAAGATGCTCCTGCTTCATACCCACATTTAACAAATGAAAATGGCCTTGAATTTGTATCTTGGGGTGCGATAAGTGGAATGGTGGCTGGTGAAGACGGTAAAATTTATGCTGTAAATGATGGGACTTTTAAAACTCAGCCAAGAATTTACGTTATTGATCCTTCAAGTTCACCAGCTTTACTAGAAAGAGCAATAGATATAAAGCTAGATGGTAAGACTGCATTATTCATGGATCAAGAGGGTATTACAACAGATGGTAATGGTGGATTCTACATTTCTACTGAAGGAATCAAGAAAAAGCTAGATGAACATCCTCCTGCAATCTACCATGTAAGCTCAGATGGTGAAATTTTAGAGAAGATAACTCCACCAGCTTCATATCTTAATTATGCTAAAAATCCTGGTTTTGAAGGCATAACAAGGAATGGGGATATTCTTTATATTGCTCAACAGAAGCCTTGGGGTGATGATACTTTCAATACTACTAAGATCCTTTCCTATAATTTAAAAACCAAACAGTGGGGGGCTGTAAATTATCAATTAGATAGGATCAAAAAAGGGGGCGTTGGCATTTCTGAGTTGACCTATCATGATGGAGCACTTTACGTTATTGAAAGAGATAGTTTTTATGGAAAGAAAGCGAAATTGAAAGCTATATATAAAATAGATTTAGATGATGTTATTTTCGAAGGTCTTCAGACTAATATTCCTCCCAGACTTTATCCTTTAGTTGAAAAAGAGTTAGTTACTGATCTAAAACCAGTAATGCAATCTACGGGTGGTTTTATCCTTGAAAAGGTTGAAGGCTTAGCAATAACAAGCGAAGGGCAAGCATGGATTTCAACTGACAACGACGGGACTGGAAAGAAATCAACTGGTGAAACTCTTTTCCTAAATATTGGAAAAATCTAG
- a CDS encoding porin: MKLFQKLIAAPALISLASGFAVNATEINSTDLSDYSNSNNLVSLGDFKSDTLFPGDWAYDSLKDLTNSPKFNGNSVSRLEAAAELNNLIAGGEGLMNGAAIDRLSDELGSELAIMKGRVDGLESRVNTIEAGSFSSTTSMKGKVEAMLAAQSTDAGANDAVMFNYHYEVDLNTSFTGDDKLNVEIAAGNQVANSVAAAHDALGETSDNLAIEDVNYTFPVGEWALSVGESMDASKNWPNSCKYGNVVDNIGDCGASNSVDLGGDISISAGRDFGDGWSFGLGASADDGETNAGMFTEEGDDRYGLALGYENDTYGVTLAYSSIEDGAANNTYVGATAYYNFEPFTLSGGIEWMEADLATDVNSEQWTVGITTEMGPGEISAGIGTNGAIDDNAEDLHVYEVKYSYPVNDSVTLDTFAYIAETVAATDDTTAVGFLTTFKF, encoded by the coding sequence ATGAAACTTTTTCAAAAATTAATAGCTGCTCCTGCCTTGATTTCTTTGGCATCAGGTTTCGCAGTAAACGCAACTGAGATCAATTCAACAGATCTTAGTGATTATTCAAACTCTAACAATCTAGTATCTTTAGGTGATTTTAAATCAGATACTTTATTCCCAGGAGATTGGGCTTACGATTCATTAAAGGATCTAACAAATAGTCCAAAATTCAATGGGAACTCAGTTTCTCGTTTAGAAGCTGCTGCTGAATTAAATAATCTAATTGCAGGTGGCGAAGGCTTAATGAACGGAGCTGCAATAGACAGGTTAAGTGATGAGCTTGGTTCTGAGTTGGCAATTATGAAAGGAAGAGTGGATGGCCTTGAATCTCGTGTAAATACAATAGAGGCTGGCAGCTTTTCATCAACCACATCAATGAAAGGAAAGGTGGAAGCAATGCTCGCAGCACAAAGTACAGATGCTGGTGCTAATGATGCAGTAATGTTCAATTATCATTATGAAGTTGACTTAAATACAAGCTTCACAGGAGATGACAAATTAAATGTTGAAATTGCTGCAGGTAATCAAGTAGCAAACTCAGTTGCCGCAGCCCATGACGCATTGGGCGAAACTAGTGATAATTTAGCAATAGAAGATGTTAACTACACGTTCCCAGTAGGAGAATGGGCTTTATCTGTTGGTGAATCAATGGATGCTTCAAAGAACTGGCCAAATTCTTGTAAGTACGGGAATGTTGTTGACAACATTGGTGATTGTGGTGCATCAAACTCTGTTGACTTAGGTGGTGATATATCAATAAGTGCAGGTAGAGATTTTGGTGACGGATGGTCATTTGGTCTCGGAGCTTCTGCCGATGATGGTGAAACCAATGCTGGAATGTTCACAGAGGAAGGAGATGATCGCTACGGTTTGGCTTTAGGTTATGAAAATGATACTTATGGAGTAACTTTGGCATATTCCAGTATCGAAGATGGAGCAGCTAACAACACCTACGTTGGAGCAACTGCTTATTATAATTTTGAACCCTTTACGCTAAGTGGAGGTATTGAATGGATGGAAGCAGATCTTGCGACTGATGTGAACTCAGAACAGTGGACTGTAGGAATCACAACTGAAATGGGCCCAGGAGAAATTTCTGCAGGTATTGGTACTAATGGTGCTATAGATGACAATGCTGAGGATCTTCATGTCTATGAAGTTAAATATAGCTACCCAGTAAACGACTCTGTGACCTTAGACACTTTTGCTTACATTGCTGAAACTGTTGCTGCTACTGATGACACAACTGCTGTAGGATTCCTTACTACATTTAAATTCTAA